The genomic stretch TACAAGAAGATCATAGGATAGTGTAATAAGATATATTTCCTTTaagcaagtataataaagaaaacacaatagTAAATTTGTTACCAACATGAAAGATGGATATCCGGATGCACTCTTGTGTTGGTGTAAAACTTCTGGAGCGGTCGAGCACAGTAGAGTAGTAGTGTAGCCGCAATGTGAACACGAAATAGTAGAATGATGATTAGAGCTCGTGTAGAAGTTATGTATAAGCTGCAGGTCAAACAGGACATTTAAAGAGTGCTGAGGATGCCTCCAGCTCCAtttgaggcgcctctaagcttaAATTTGATATTGAAATACTTAGTCTCTATCATCTCCGAAGCCATCAGTCTTTATCTGCATGAGGGCACCTCCTAACActtcgaggcacctccaatacTCTTCGAGGCACCTCTAATGCACTCCAGGGCACCTTCCCACAACAAACTTCTATACTCGAAGTTTCTTTTCATGAGGGCGCCTCCGCTCTATCTAGGGCGCCTTCATTCGAGCTCCGAGGAGCCTCTTCACAACTTAGAGGCCCCTAAGATACTGTTCATTTGAGGTTGATTTTTGCACTTTAATCCTGTAAAAAAAATGTtaattcataaaataaaatataatatgtaAATAAGTTAGTACAgttcaaataaaataattattaattagattatgcCTTACTAAAATCAGGATCTCtgcttagacttccaaaatgacTTTAAGTTGGACTAGCACATATAGTTCTACTGGAACTCGTCCTCACTGATAACTTTTTTTTAGTGACTTACATTCACTTACCATTTGTAGTCACTGGActtgcctcttgacccaccaggttttcATGCCAGTTGTGATGTCCGCATGGACTTCAATTAGTTGTTGGTCCCACAGACCCAGCTAGACCCAGCTAGACTTCCTGTTAGATATTAGGTCACACCTTGACCTATCTAAATTTCGTGTCAGTTATCAAGTTCTTAGACCTAATTGGGCTTCAGCTCGGTGTCAGCTCCTCTAGACCCGTCAATTTTTATGCACTCGAAAAAAGTATCAGATTACATAGAATTTAACTTTaaccatttatcattcatcaaaatcaaaatttaattattagtgCCAACTATAGTAACTACACTTAACACATGAGCaaaaattagattaaatctaaataaattaaattaatttgaaatttttgtttGCTTTCTCCTAAGTTCTgttttttttaaacattatttgatcaaattgatttaatttttaaatttaaaaatcaattaagttaaattgactaaactgtttttttattaaataatataaataaataaattttaattttttatattagaccaaatacttttttaattttttttaaaaaaatatttttaaaattgattaattcaattaacaagaattaattgatttaatttgtacgtttttaatgataaattttgatTGGTTCAGTtggtttgaaaataatttgatttCGAATTATTTGATTCACTTAGATTTTAATTGAATGCTTAACCTATACGCATCAGGTGTTGTGGCTCTGCCAATATATGCCAATTCCTCCTTAGTCCTTGCTATCTTTGTATATGcaagtaaaggaaaagaaaaagaaaagacatagaagaaaaaaaaaatcgataAATCAAAGTTTTTTAATTACTTTAATCCTATGtcaatttaaaaaagttaaaaaatacGACAGCAATCTGAATTGACTACTTGTCTCATTATAATTGgatcttctatttctttttttttttggtttttaaaTACTCTAAATTTCACTCGGGATACCAGCAAAAACATCTTGAATCATAGTCAATTAGCAAACGTAGCATGACCATGCCTTGTTTATAGCTATATCTAAGATACCAAGTAATGTGAAAGTCCTCTTTTGAGGTCGCATTACCTATGCACGAAGAAACGATGTCGGATCTCATGGTTGAAGGTAGCATGCTCGATGAATAATGTGACACTCTTTGAGTCGGATCAAAGTTACGGAGGTCGGTTGATATGGTGATCAAACTAAAAAAATGATCAACAATTGAGTACTTTGGTCGAGAGATAGCTGACTGGACCGACAATCGACCGAACTAAGATGGTCATTCACATGCTGATCCATGCAGTATTGATAAAGCTAGGAGCCAAGTCAGTATTCGGCAAAGGCAGTATTATTCGCGGTTCAAAAGTAACACAGTTAGTTAGTTAGACAGAGTGATCCAGCCAATTTTTGTTCTGTTAAGATTTTTGTTGTTGGCTaactttttttctcttttttttgtttGATAATTCTGAAAACAATTTAATTCTTTGGAGTTGGTTTACTGTCGCCAAAGATTAAGGTTGTTCAATTTAGTGTTGGAAGTGGTGGAATTTTGTATTATTGTAAAAGTATGTATGACGAGTTTGAGAAAGGGGGAGACCGAAGAGAACAGAGGGAAGGctcattaatttaaaaataattattggtGACAAGCGTGAAAGTTGTTATCAACATATGCATGAAATGTGGTTTTATTATTAGTTCATCCAACGGTCTTATTGTAATTTTGTTTCTTatgatttctaaagatttatttggTATTGATAACATGTTCTGATGTATTCAGGTTGCAAATTACATTAATATTAAAGGACTGCTGGATTTGTTATGCCAAAGTGTAGCTGATATGATTACGGGAAATACTCCTGAAGAGATTCGTAAGACATTCAACATCAAGAATGACTTCAcctttaaagaaaaggaaaaggttcGCAGGGAGAATCAATGGGCCTTCCAATAACTCTTGGACGACACATCTACTTTATCTTCTGAACTGTCTAATGATTGCATTAGTTGTTGAAAAAGTTTAGTATTCAGTTTGTTGAAACGTATTTATATTCGTGTAATAGTAAAATTATTAGAAGTTTATATTTCACTGTGGTTTTCATTTTCCAATAAGTCCCAATGTGAGatatgaaatttattattttatttttgtgtgtgtaaTGCTTACTTATCAAATATAAATTCATTTACATTAATCattcttactttaatttacttctattttctattttaatattattttaatgtcCCTAGAGCTCAGACATTAGACTTTATGCCATTGGGTGGACCATTTCTATATTATAACATTAAACGCCTTTTTAATTCCTTCGTTAGGAGGATTAGTAAGATTTGATTGAAGAACCATTTCTCATGATGGAtgccataaataaaataaaaacattgTAATTATAAACATGCTAGTAGCTCTatcttaatatattttattatttaattaagaatctaGACCCATTTAATAAGAGATcccattttattatttttgcattgCTAGTGCCCTTTGTAACTCGATCAATTGGTCCCAAAATTTCTTCGCGTTCTCAAAAGGTTCGACCCAATTGAGTTCCTCTTTAGTCAGTCCATATTGAAGAGTGTTCAGTGCTTATGAGTCAATTtggatcttcttcttcatttctggatTATAATTTTCCGGGTTGAGAGATACTTTTGTTGCTTCATTAATTTGAAACTTGTATCCTTGTTGAATGGAGAATCATTGGTCGATGTCTGCCTTTAGGTACACCTCTATTCTCCTTTtccaataaaagaaatcatccaTGTTGAAGAGTGAAGGGTGTTAGTCCCTTGGAGGACGACAAGAGGGGGAGAATTACCctgcacaaaataaaataaacaaaacctttctcaaactttatatcttgattaaaataaacacttgcataaaatgaattaagaaactaattaaaaagagaaagaggcacagagattttacttggtttgcaatcaggggattgctaatccaagacattgaaaaacccactaaattctccttcaagCGGAAAAGCCTCTTATAGTAGTCAAAGCTCACAATTATAAAGCTAAACTCAAATGGAATTGTTTGTAAGTGTCGTCTCTAGCTTCTGGGATCAGAGTTATATTTATAGTCCTGATCGAaacgcctagaagggttccatgcacctggagggggataaaattttatcttcgtcACAACGGATCACGACAGCTggtattttgaaaaagtttctaatccgggcgcctggacccactccgagcgcctggaccagctCCGAGCACTTGGATCGGGTTGAACCGGCTCGACCAGGGCGCCCTGGGTCCAAGCGATCCAGACGGCCAGAGTCCAGGTGCCCGTAATAGCTCTAGGTGCTTGGAGGACAGTTAACCTCCGGTTGACTTTTCCTCCAAGTCTTCGTCTCTAGCTCTGCTCACTTGGGTAATTTTTGTTAGATCGTAGAAttcgctagagaggggggagggggtgaatagcgattgttAAAAAACTTCGTTACTAGATCGAGTACGCAGCTGAAATACGAaagacacaatgctaacacaaaccaattttacttggttcggagccttcatcgactcctactccaaggcccgcactcgtcgagtgctttcgttgggcaattcgaATTCGCGCATTTATCTttaatcccacactactaatccaagatcaagtcttggaacaaagtttcttatttttgtttgtgCGAGATTTTACTTCtacaatggcccaccaagaaggctacagcacaacCCGCCCGCCTCTCTTCTCCGATGAggactttggctactggaagggttgaatggagtcctacctccaaaccCAATTCGAGATATGGATTATCATCAAAATCGACATCTCACTCTCACTCGACGGCACGAGAAAACCAGTATCATATGAGAACTGGGACACAAGTATGATAAAGAAGGTCGaggccaatgccaaagcaacgtgtactcttcaatgtggtctaacaaaggaagagctcaaccgaGTTGGTTCATTCTCAAGcacgaaagaactatgggagaagctgatcgagttacacgaaggcacctccgatacgaaagtaagtaagcgtgatctaattttaaataagttatataacatgaaaatgtaggaaggtgaaacggctaGCTAACTTCATGCGCGGATACAAGATATACTGAACGAACTTCACGGGATCAGACAAAAGATTGAAAATcgagacgtaataaggtacgcactcaatgTCTTTtcaaggaatactttgtgggcatccatggtagatgtttacaaaatatccaaagatcttttatcaattaagttagatgagttattttcagaatttgaattgcacgaatagactaatgcacgtccagccgagaaaggtattgctttggttgtaggtacaagcagaacccggGAACCAAAAGCAAAGCGCAAAACCAAACTCGAGTCTAGAAacgaatcagactcagaagatgacgacgacAAGATAGCAGCTAAACTCGTCAACCTAGTATGcagactctacaaaaagaagaaaggtttcaccaagaaggatatcaagaaggtgATTCAGTCCAAGACGGTGCCAGCTAGTCCAAAAGTAAAGTTTGAAGTTACCTTCTACGGCTACAAccaaaagggacacatcaaagccaactgtccaaatcaaaaggaaacaaagaagcaaaggaagaagaaagcactacaagTAACATGGGATGCgtcttcttcagaagactctgatgaagaactcgagcagacgagTTTCCTTGCATTGAAGGCCTGAGAACAACTCGAAGAATCAGAAATTGAGAGCGAATCGAAAATTGAGTataagcgaagccacggatccgtatccgtttccgaagggtctaaacccactgtaagtatttCTCAATTAAGTAAACtacataatttagttaattacattATGCATAAATTAGTCAAATCCAACCTCCaagttaagtcactccaaaaggaggtaacaattcttaagtgttaggaccttcggatagcggctagagagggggggtgtgaatagccgaccccaaattcacgtttcttcctacaatttaagttagcgcagcggaaataaagagtagaaacgaaaatggagaagatcaaacctcaaacacgatgatgtaacgaggttcggagatgatactcctactcctcggcgtgtccgtaaggtggacgacgcctatcaatccgtcggtggatgagaccccggataaccggctaatatgaactccttctgggtggagaaacctcgccacaatctctcttgcaacagcaagaatggagtacaaccaatagagaaagaaaacaagaacaatataaatgtaaaaacactttgcttgccttctcgtcgactggagttcgatgaagcagcaacttcacgatgtcaacagcagctgatcacccagtcgagggaagctcacacgaagcttcaggaatagggagctcagcaaagctcagatcgcaagagtgaggaagaaaAGGTACTGTAGAGGCGCTCAGCATCTGATTTatatctgcacctgcgaagaagacaaagaagaatccagaaatctagccgttgagtcacaacggctaagcttggaccgatcaggctccatcctgatcggtccaggaggaccctgatcggtctgtggaccgatcaggccctagtctgatcggtccccagaccgatccccaactctctgtgagaatcgattccgaagcctgatcggtctgtggaccgattaggctataggtggatcagtccacagaccgatccccctaccttctctgcctcctgatcgtttcctgatcggtctggtgaccgatcagataatttacagtgagccactgtttggttactgatcggtcaccagaccgatcagaaaacccatagtatcactggatcggccgatccaatgcccatgtggatttagagcttcccatccctaaatcctaaggccttcctggtcttaagaacgagctaccgagccctctctgacctaatctggagagcgagctaccgagccctctccgacttccatgtccggtccagagaacgagctaccgagccctctccgacttcatccggtccagagaacgagctcctgagccctctctgacctagtccggagaacgagctaccgagccctctctgacctagtccggagaatgagctaccgagccctctctgacctagtctggagaacgagctaccgaaccctctctgacttccatgttcggtccagagaacgagctcccgagccctctctgacctagtccagagaacgagctgtcgagccctcttcGATTTCAtttagtccagagaacgagctaccgagccctctctgacttccacgttcggtccagagaacaagctcccgagccctctctgacatagtccggagaacgagctaccgagccctctccgacttcctcatctggtccagagaacgagctcccgagccctctctgacctagttcgaagaacgagctgccgagccctctccgacttcccatgccaagcttccatacttggacttttccccgtgccaagctccctgcttggtcttttcccgtgccaagctccctgcttggacttttccgtgccaagtttccatacttggacttttccgtgccaagtttccatacttggacttttcctgtgccaagctccctgcttggacttttccgtgccaagtctccatacttggactttacccgaatcaggtcaactcaagttaggtcaaccttgaccaaaggttgcacccacaatctcccaagtttgtattcttgtcaaacatcaagatacaacttttctattctcgtcaaacatcaaaatacacctcgagtcaggtcaactcgagtcgggtcaactaggtcaaccttgacctaaggttgcaccaacattaaggaggagactaaattgAGTTTTttgactgagtcagttcaaattggaagttcaactcaagtccaacaacttgaggaagaaaatttcaatttgaaattcaAGTTAGAGAACTCAAAGATATGTTGGAGCAGTTCACTTTGAgtttcaagaatcttgatctgattcttggaaaatagtgaGTTGTTTACAGCCGATCCGAAGTTGGATTTAAGGCTTAATGGAAATACATATTTATCCCTTGTAAatagagcaaatagaaaaatagtccaagcatgggtcccctagtcaaacttgattaatcaagttaaacttggacaatattgggtccccaaggatcaaatccactaccttgatagaccctattgaggctatgatccagggggaaccaatagaaaaactatttttataaatagaattgtttgatgcttgttttactgctcttattatacatgcttagattaggctagataaggacctaggcatgatttacacttgactagttagacttagAATGACTtggtctagaagtggtggatgatctcatacccaaaaaggcctagtaCTTTGCCACAGTCtgaaagtcaatctttgaaatgaatatttaattgactaattgaaaagcctgagtctaactcaaatataaattaatccttagatgataaactaaatcaaagattaaattaaccatttcACAAAAACTTTTAAGGTTCCTTgattaataatttagaaaaagaTGAGATGGACTTAGATAAAAAATCTTAGATCAATTAACCTAATCAACAActcaattaacctaatcaattaataaatctaattaatctaattaataaaactgATTAAATTAATCTGATTAACCTAATCAATCATctcaattaacctaatcaattaataaatctaattaatctaattaataaaactgattaaattaattaactcaattaacctaatcaattaactcaattaacctaaattaactaattcataacttaaacttaaatttgatTAACTCAATTAAACACAAAATCATCTCATAATCACCCATAAGAATACCATGTTTTAtaatctagattgggtgagatggaatattaagggaaccctaaatgtaggactttggtatcctaggacttgCACTTTTGACCTAATTAGCTATtctaactcagactatgccgagtgcaaactagatagaaaaagcacaagtggtagttgtcaatttctaggtcagtgcctagtaagttggtcaagcagaaagcaacactgtattgctttatccactactgaagctgagtacatagccctaggagaatgtgcatctcaattattatgtatgatgcacaccttaaaggactatcaactagaatataaagatacaaaaatttcaattgataatataagtacaattaacttaaccaagaatccaattcaccactcaaggactaaacacatagaagtgaagcattattttgtaagggatcatgtaactaagggtgacattgtacttaactatgttgagtccaagtcaaacctgactgatattttcacaaaacccttacctaaacTTCAGTTCAGTGCGCTTAGAAgataaataggaatgtgcttagcagaatagagtttactttcaaaattagttcttctttaatttatatttcaaagttataatatttattttaaattctaggaagaatattttcaatattctaattttattagttttcaaaatttggacttagcctaggtatttacCCCTAGAAAGCATGCACCCCTAGGTCtcagccaaagcatctcacaagcacactaggttcaCCTTGTTTgtatatgaaaaatacttagaatggtgtgagatgcatagggtactgcctggacttcagaattcttatgtctgtgcatcaacataaatcTAGGTAATAAATACCAAattcatattaatcaaattaagttgtccatacttagtcaaactaactggaacacttacttaatttgactaaccaagtgaaagttgctacCTCATGATTAACAGCTAGTaattaaaggttagacatttgttAAGGAAGATTTATGATTTaacactcatgcttggactctagaactTTAAAGGCTAACATTAATCAAGGGGAAGTGAAAGAAACcaagtttaagtttttttaaaagaatttttaagtttttttcaaaacttcaatTTTTGATGTTTTAAACAAAAGTCTTTTTAAGTttttatctaaatattttaaaatcctttctaGTCTGAATACTTAACTGAGCTCTTATATCAACATTTTAATTTTatctaagttttgataattttaaactaAGTTGATATCAATTTATTCGCTTTAAAGTTAAtgttttatcaaatttattttgaaagcCAAGTCTTTTATCAACAGTCTTTTGacaaactttttttttcaaactaagtattttcaaaaagtatttttaatatagctaagtgtttttcaaaataataattttcaaaacattaAGTTTTTCTAAGTTATTTTgaaaagctaagtcatttttcaaaatctagctaagttttcgGTAAACCCTAAAATCACTTTCAAAGTTTTGCtcgatttttttctttttcttcattaAATCTACTTTCAACACTACAAATTTTCCAATGCTACCTTTCTGGGGAAGCTAAAAATTCCCTATCTTTACAACCATCTCtctgtttgttttttttatatatggcaaagagggagaagaaagtgaaagttaagtaatAAGTGATTTGATTAAGGGGGAGTTACAACTTGATGTTCTAAATTTTGCACTTAATTTCTTGAATCTTGATATTGCATTTATGCtgtttaaattatgttttacttaactttgaattttattaccataatcaaaaagggggagatggttggtgcgggaagcatctgacgatcgaacctaagttttgataatgacaaaggattcaaagttaagattatttgtggtttaaaatatttaaatgagtttacaggaaagtcctaagtgtacttaggcaaaagtcctagctgcggttagacaggtggaaaatcctagggggtggtaaccctaggtcctagggggtggtaaccctaggcggaaagtcttggcgggtcgaaggctTCGGGCAGGTGAAAAGACCTcgtggtcgcggaccaggtgaaaagactggacaggtcgtggagcgaacgtccatTAGAAAATCATGGAGTCTCGGGCATTGAGTAGagagtccagtcggtctggaggaccgagataacaataggtaaactctcctgagaggagtaggtgaggacgcattcccctgcgatggaacagtagacgtcggttcgatCTAGAGTTTtgacgaaactcaaagttagaatcGGACAGTTAGAGGTTGTCGTAATTTCATATTATATGTATATTATTTTTACctagactaactttgttttgcagaaaataaggGCTGGAGAAAGTTGGTCCTAGCGCCCGGAAGGGGTCTGGGTGCTTGGAACTGGTCCGGCCGCCCGAAGtcagtccaagcgcccggaacccaAAAGTTATCGGTAAGCCGATGTGGCACGCGCGGAGTGACCAAGCCatgtggtctaggcgcccggaggtgTTCCGGACGCTCGGAACAACCTATAAAAGTAGCCTCAATTATAAGCTTCAAGACAACACAACGAACGACTTTcgcttcttcgagctgctcagaaaacGCCTCCTCGATGCTCAAAAGCTGCTCCGACAACCATCGCGCTGAAGATTCATATTTCCGAGTTATTGGTATTCTTTAAAGTTTGTAATTACTTGTAATCAAtcattgtacttgtacttattccagattgattagtgattgcccattgaaagcactcttacgtgtgggccttggagtaagagtcatcacaagctccgaaccaagtaaaactcttggtGTTAGCGATTATTTTTTTCGTTACTTCTATTCCGCTGTGTATTTCCAAAACATAAGTGAAACGCTATTCACCTCTCTC from Zingiber officinale cultivar Zhangliang chromosome 5B, Zo_v1.1, whole genome shotgun sequence encodes the following:
- the LOC121987050 gene encoding SKP1-like protein 1B encodes the protein MFWCIQAANYMDIKELLNLSCQSVADMIIEKTPGEIRKMFNIKNDFTPEEEEKVANYINIKGLLDLLCQSVADMITGNTPEEIRKTFNIKNDFTFKEKEKVRRENQWAFQ